Part of the Crossiella cryophila genome, GGCCCCCGAGCTGTACCGGGGCGCGGTGGAGGCATTCCTGAGCGAGGTGCTGGGCCGCTAGGCCGACCACAGTTCGTCGACCTCGCCGGTGCGGGTGTCCACCACGCCGATCGCGGCCACACCCGCCCGGATCGGCTCATACGGGTGCACCGCGGCGAACCCGGCGGCCAGCTCGGCCCCGGTCACGCCCTGGGCCAGCGTGCAGTGCGGCACCCAGGACCCCGGCAGGTAGTAGGCCGAGGGGTGCTTGACCCGCCCGGCCAGCACATCGTGCACGGCCGAGTGCACCGCGAGCAGTTCCGCGTCCACCACCGCGGCCAGCATCAGCACGTTCTCGCTGGTGGCGAAGGCCCCGACGTTGTGCAGCCAGAGACCGGGCATGGCGAGCAGGGCCAGGTCCGCGCGCAGCTCCGCCCTGGCCCTGGCCGGGATCTGCGCGGCCACCGCCAGCGAGATGTGCGGCTGGTGCCGCCGGTGGGTCAGGGTGGCCAGGCTGGGCGCCCCGGCCTGCTCCAGCCTGCGCCACAGCCCGCGCACCGCGGTGTCGGCCTCGGGGTCGAAGAACATCTCCAGAGCGTCAGCCACTCGCGCATCGTGCCGCACGTGACCTACTAGGAAATTCGGAGCACACTGATCGCGGCACATTCCATCTGGCCCACCTGGAGCCGTCATGAACACCGTGCTGTGGATCCTGCAGATCGTGCTCGCCGCCGCCATGCTCGGCGCCGGCGCGGCCAAGCTCAGCCAGGGCCGCGACAAACTGCTCGACAAGATGACCTGGGCGGAGTCCTACTCCGACCCGGCCTTCCGCGGCATCGGCGCGGTCGAGGTGCTCGGCGCACTCGGCCTGATCCTGCCCGCGGTCACCGGCATCGCGCCGGTGCTGGTGCCGCTGGCCGCCACCGGGCTGGCCATCACCATGCTGGGCGCGGTGCTCACGCACGTCCGGCGCAAGGAGTTCGGCCAGCTCGCGCCGGCCGCGGTGTTCCTGGTGCTGGCCGTGGTCATCGCCTGGGGCCGGTTCGGCCCGTACCCGCTCTGACCCGCCCTTGAACGGAGACGCTGCGGAAACACCCGGTCGGCGACCCTGGGGCCATGCGGGTTCCGGTGGCCGAGGACGCACTCGCCGACCTCGTCGGCGGCTTCAACCTGGGCGCTGACAACTACCTGGCCAGGCCGTTCTGCTTCCCCGAGCTGGTGGCCAGGGTTCGCGCTCCGCGGTGCCGCGCCCAGGACCGGTGTTCGCCGGTCCTGGACGCGGACGGGGGCCGATCATGACCAGCCGCACCCGGATCACGCTGCTCTACGCGGGCACCGCCATCCCGGCCGGCCTCGCGCTGCACCTCCTGATCAGCGCCTGGCTGCCCGGGTCCGCGACGCCGCCGGGCCTGCTGCCGCTGGCCGCCGTCACGCTGCTGGTGCTCGTCGCCGCGCTCGGCACCGGCTGGCTCGTCGCGGGCCGGGTGCTGGCCCCGCTCCGCAGGCTCACCGGCCTGACCGAGCGGATCGCGGCCGGGCACCCGCACAGCCGGATCGAGCTGCCCGGCCCGCCGGGCGAGCTGCAACGCCTCGCCGGGACCGTCAACGGCCTGCTGGCCCGCCTGGAAACCGCCTCCGTCGCGCAGCGCCGCTTCGCCGCCAACATCGCGCACGAGCTGCGCACCCCGCTGGCCACCAGCCGCACCCTGCTGGAGGTCGCCGCCGCGCACCCGGAGCGCTGCGACCTGCCGGACCTGACCGCCAAGCTGCTCACCGTGAACAAGCGGTGCACCGAACTGGTGGACGCGCTGCTGGACCTGGCCCGCGCCGAGCACGGCCTGACCAACCCGGTGCCCACCGACCTGGCCGTGATCACCGCGCAGGCACTGGCCAACCTGGACCCCGGCGGCGTCAGCGTCTCCGCGGAGCTGTCCACCACCACCTTCCCCGGTGAGCCGACGCTGCTGCTGCGGCTGGTGAACAACCTGCTGGCCAACGCGATCCGGCACAACCGGCCCGGCGGCCGGGCAGGCGTCACGGTGGCCGACGGCAGGCTCACCGTGACCAACACCGGCCCGCTGATCCCGGCCGAACTGGCCGGGCAGCTCTTCGAGCCGTTCGTCCGCTCCGCCGGGCGCACCAGGGCGGCCGGGCACGGGCTGGGCCTGGCCATCGCGCGGGCGGTGGTCACCGCGCACCACGGCACCATCACCGCCAGCCCGAACCCGGACGGCGGCCTGACCGTGGACGTGCGCTTCTAGCCCTCGCCGGGCAGCGCGAACATCCCGTTGTCGGTCTGCTCGACCAAACCGTCCACCAGTAGCGAGTGCAGGCACCGGTCCCGCTGCCCAGGCTCGTCCCAGGCCGCGTCCAGCGCCGCCCTGGACACCGGCCCCGGCGCGCCGCGCAGCACGTCCAGCAGCCGCCCACGCACCTGCCGGTCGGTGCCGGCGAACTTCTGCACCACCTTGGCCGGACCCGCGTAGGCCGGTCGCCCGGCCCGCTGCCAGGCGCAGTCGGCGTAGACCGGGCAGTCCGCGCAGCGCGGGGTCCGGGCAACGCAGACCACCGCGCCCAGCTCCATCAGCGCCGCCGAGTACCGGGCCGCCCGCGCGGGTTCGCGCGGCAGCAGCACCTCGACATCGGCCAGGTCCCTGGTGGTCGAGGGCGGTCCGGCGTCCGCGGCCCCGTGCACCGCGCGGGCCACCACCCGGCGCACGTTGGTGTCCACCACCGGGACACGCTGGCCGTAGGCGAAGGCGGCCACCGCCCGCGCGGTGTACGCGCCGATCCCCGGCAGGCCCAGCAGGGTGTCCACGTCCGAGGGCACCACATCGCCGTGCTCGGCCGCGATCGCGGTGGCCGCGGCGTGCAGCCGCAGCGCCCGGCGCGGGTAGCCCAGCTTGCCCCAGGCCCGCAGCACCTCGCCCTGACCGGCCGCGGCCAGCGCCGAGGGCACCGGCCAGCGCGCCATCCAGTCCAGCCAGATCGGCTCCACCCTGGCCACCGGGGTCTGTTGCAGCATGACCTCGCTGACCAGCACACCCCAGCCGGTGCAGTCCGGGTCCCGCCAGGGCAGGTCGCGGGCGACCCGGTCGAACCAGCCGAGCACGGCCCCGGGATCCAGGGAAGAAACAGTCGCCATAGCGTGCACAATCCTCGCACCTGCCCCGGACGCGGAGGAAACATGGCCACCCGCTCTGCCCCACCCTCGGACAACCTGCTGGCCAGGATCGCGTTGCGGTTCACCGCGTTCACCGAACGCTGGCTGCCGGACGCCTTCGGCTTCGTGCTCGTCGGCACCGTCATCGTGCTGTTGCTCGGCCTGGCCACCGGTCAGTCGCCGACCGCGCTCATCGACGGCTGGGGCAAGGGCGTCTGGAGCCTGGTCACCTTCACCCTGCAGATGGCGATGATCATCATCGGCGGGTACGCGCTGGCCACCGCCCGGCCGGTGGCCAGGGTGATCGCCTGGCTGGCCACCATCCCGAGGACGCCGAGGGCGGCGATCACCTTCACCGCCGCGGCCTCGATGATCACCTCGTACCTGAACTGGGCGTTCAGCCTGATCTTCGCCGCGATCCTGGCCAAGGAGATCGCCCGGCTGGTGCGCGGGGTGGACTACCGGGCGCTGGGCGCGATGGCCTTCCTCGGCCTTGGCACGGTGTGGGCGCAGGGCCTGTCCGGCTCGGCCGCGCTGCAGGTGGCCAGCGCGGAATCCAGCCCCAAGGCGGTGCAGGAGGTGATCAAGGCGGGCCGCGGCACCGGGCTGATCCCGCTCACCGAGACCATCTTCCTGTGGCAGGGCATCGTGGCCACGTTGATCGTCTTCGTGGTCGCGGTGGTCACCGCCGCGCTGATCGCGCCATCCGGCGAGCGCGCCAAGACCGCCGCCGACCTGGGCATCGAGCTGAAACCGCTGATCAGCCCGCTTGAGGCCGAGCCGAAGGGCAGGCCGGGGGACTGGCTGGAGCGCAGCCCGGTGTTCTCGGTGCTGATCTTCGCCATCGGCGCCTGGTACCTGGTGCGGCACTTCGTCAACGCCACCGGCAGCCCGCTCAACGCGCTGGACCTCAACACCATCAACCTGATCCTGCTGCTGCTCGCGCTGATCCTGCACTGGCGGCCGCACCGGCTGGTCACCGCGGTGCGCGAGGGCGCGCCGGCCGCGGCCGGGGTGCTGCTGCAGTTCCCGCTCTACGGCGGCATCTTCGGCATGATCGCCTTCACCGGCCTGTCCGCCACCATCGCCGGCTGGCTGGTGGACATCTCCAACCCGGTGCTCTACCCGGCGCTGATCGCCATCTACTCCTGCGTGCTGGGCGTGTTCGTGCCCAGCGGCGGCAGCAAGTGGGTGATCGAGGCCCCGTACGTGCTGGACGCGGCCAACCAGCTCCAGGTGCACCAGGGCTGGATGGTGGTGGTCTACGACCTGGGGGAGGCCAGCGCCAACCTGCTCCAGCCGTTCTGGATGCTGCCGACGCTGGCCGTGCTCGGACTCAAGGCCCGCGACATCATGGGCTACACCTTCGCGATGTTCCTGGTCTGCTTCCCGACCGTGCTCATCGTGGTGACCCTGTTCGCGCGGACGTTGTCCTTCCCCTAGATGACCTCGTGCAACAGCGCGGTGGAGACGTCGTAGACGAAGCCCCGGACCTGGTCGGTGTGCAGCAGGAAGGGGCTGCGCCGGACCCGCTGCACGGACTGCCGGACGCTGTCCTTGACCTCGCGGAAGGCCTCCAGCGCCCACGGTGGGCGCAGGCCGGTGGTGCGTTCCAGCTCGTCCTTGAAATCGTCCTCGGTGAAGGTCGCCAGGCCGCAGCTGGTGTGCTGCATGACGATGATCTCCTGGGTCTCCAGCTTGCGCTGCGAGATGGTCAGCGAGCGGATCATGTCGTCGGTGACCACGCCGCCGGCGTTGCGCAGGATGTGCGCCTCGCCGTGCCGGAGGCCGAAGACGTCGAACACCTTGATCCGGGCATCCATGCAGGTGACGATCGCCAGGTGCAGCGAGGGCTTCGGAGAGGGGATCTCCGGGTGACCCAGCTCGCCTGCGACGGCGTTGCGCTGGAGCAGTTCGTCGATCGCGGTCATGACACACACTCCTCAAGGCACGAGCGCATCCGGGTGTCTGAGGGGGTTGCCCTACTCCCTTGATGAGAACCCGAGTATGTGAACAGGGCAAGACTCGTTTGAGGAAACTCACGCGTCCGGTCCACTCTTGGTTGCGCACGCAACACGCCCGAACGGTCCAAGGTCCAATTACGTCATTCGGAGCAACCGGGGCGTTACCGTCTGCATGTGCTGGATCCGGTGGGACCTCACCCGTCGTCGGTGTACTGGCGCAGGCGCGCGGTGGCACTCGGCGCGTTCGTGCTGGTCTTACTCCTCGGGGTGTGGGCGGTCGGCCTGGCCTTCGGCGGGAGTGAGGACACCGAACGCGAGCTGGCCGAGCTGCGGGCCGCCGCGGCCGCGCGCAGTCTGGCCGCGACCGGGACGAGTGCGCCGGGCAGTGCCTCGGCGCTGCCGCCGCCGAGCAATCCCGCGCCACCCCCTGACCAGCCCCCGGCGCCGCCGCCACCCCCACCGCCGCCACCACCCGGGC contains:
- a CDS encoding 2'-5' RNA ligase family protein → MADALEMFFDPEADTAVRGLWRRLEQAGAPSLATLTHRRHQPHISLAVAAQIPARARAELRADLALLAMPGLWLHNVGAFATSENVLMLAAVVDAELLAVHSAVHDVLAGRVKHPSAYYLPGSWVPHCTLAQGVTGAELAAGFAAVHPYEPIRAGVAAIGVVDTRTGEVDELWSA
- a CDS encoding DoxX family protein, translating into MNTVLWILQIVLAAAMLGAGAAKLSQGRDKLLDKMTWAESYSDPAFRGIGAVEVLGALGLILPAVTGIAPVLVPLAATGLAITMLGAVLTHVRRKEFGQLAPAAVFLVLAVVIAWGRFGPYPL
- a CDS encoding response regulator; this translates as MRVPVAEDALADLVGGFNLGADNYLARPFCFPELVARVRAPRCRAQDRCSPVLDADGGRS
- a CDS encoding sensor histidine kinase, producing MTSRTRITLLYAGTAIPAGLALHLLISAWLPGSATPPGLLPLAAVTLLVLVAALGTGWLVAGRVLAPLRRLTGLTERIAAGHPHSRIELPGPPGELQRLAGTVNGLLARLETASVAQRRFAANIAHELRTPLATSRTLLEVAAAHPERCDLPDLTAKLLTVNKRCTELVDALLDLARAEHGLTNPVPTDLAVITAQALANLDPGGVSVSAELSTTTFPGEPTLLLRLVNNLLANAIRHNRPGGRAGVTVADGRLTVTNTGPLIPAELAGQLFEPFVRSAGRTRAAGHGLGLAIARAVVTAHHGTITASPNPDGGLTVDVRF
- a CDS encoding HhH-GPD family protein, giving the protein MATVSSLDPGAVLGWFDRVARDLPWRDPDCTGWGVLVSEVMLQQTPVARVEPIWLDWMARWPVPSALAAAGQGEVLRAWGKLGYPRRALRLHAAATAIAAEHGDVVPSDVDTLLGLPGIGAYTARAVAAFAYGQRVPVVDTNVRRVVARAVHGAADAGPPSTTRDLADVEVLLPREPARAARYSAALMELGAVVCVARTPRCADCPVYADCAWQRAGRPAYAGPAKVVQKFAGTDRQVRGRLLDVLRGAPGPVSRAALDAAWDEPGQRDRCLHSLLVDGLVEQTDNGMFALPGEG
- a CDS encoding short-chain fatty acid transporter, translated to MATRSAPPSDNLLARIALRFTAFTERWLPDAFGFVLVGTVIVLLLGLATGQSPTALIDGWGKGVWSLVTFTLQMAMIIIGGYALATARPVARVIAWLATIPRTPRAAITFTAAASMITSYLNWAFSLIFAAILAKEIARLVRGVDYRALGAMAFLGLGTVWAQGLSGSAALQVASAESSPKAVQEVIKAGRGTGLIPLTETIFLWQGIVATLIVFVVAVVTAALIAPSGERAKTAADLGIELKPLISPLEAEPKGRPGDWLERSPVFSVLIFAIGAWYLVRHFVNATGSPLNALDLNTINLILLLLALILHWRPHRLVTAVREGAPAAAGVLLQFPLYGGIFGMIAFTGLSATIAGWLVDISNPVLYPALIAIYSCVLGVFVPSGGSKWVIEAPYVLDAANQLQVHQGWMVVVYDLGEASANLLQPFWMLPTLAVLGLKARDIMGYTFAMFLVCFPTVLIVVTLFARTLSFP
- a CDS encoding beta-class carbonic anhydrase: MTAIDELLQRNAVAGELGHPEIPSPKPSLHLAIVTCMDARIKVFDVFGLRHGEAHILRNAGGVVTDDMIRSLTISQRKLETQEIIVMQHTSCGLATFTEDDFKDELERTTGLRPPWALEAFREVKDSVRQSVQRVRRSPFLLHTDQVRGFVYDVSTALLHEVI